A stretch of DNA from Temnothorax longispinosus isolate EJ_2023e chromosome 2, Tlon_JGU_v1, whole genome shotgun sequence:
TCACCACGTGGTTGTGCAGGGTTGTGGTTACGGTTAGCCCCGCTAGCCGCTAGCCGCTAGTGCTAGAGACAGTAGACTAGTAGAGACTGGTAGAGACTAGAGAGCAGAGACAGCCAGACAGCTGTAAAGAAATGAAAGGATATGCGGTAAAGAGAGACGAGGGACTTACCACTAGTTACTTTACTAGGGTAGGGTATGcaaacaacatatatatatatatatatatatatatatatatatatatatatatacctatatattatgCATGTAACATGAAACATTAGATTTAGATGGAATCCGCAAAGATTTTTCGTATAAGACGTAGGACGATACATCGAGATCGGGAGAAAGATCATGACATAGAAATTCCGTAGAACAATAGGGATAGATCAATagagaaataaagtaaaaaggaaacattttattcaagacacttattttattcttataactTACTACATATTATGCAtcattgtatattgtataatccCAAGTAATTTATTCGCTGTAGGAAATAACTGATACGTTCGTACAAAAGTGTGGATTCTCGATAAGCACCGTGCTCAAATATAATGCTTAGCTTATATAATGGAACGTGCATAATGCTAAGCGAGTAAAATTTAGACGCGTAAATGATGACTGCTgttaaaatctaaaatcaaTCAACACGCGCGTTCCATTCGCGCGTAATATTTAAACTAATTTCTTTGCCTCAAAGAAGCTCTTGAGATGCTTCATTTGCCACGCACCCATAATCAGGACAACTACCGTCTGAGTCAGAGACCACCAGAATACACGGCGGTGAGTGCTTTCGGATGTCTGCCTAAAGCGCTCTTCCCGATactgaaaaatttgaaacattttcacGCAACAATCTCCCAATGCAAAGCTCATGGAAAGttgctttatattttatatagaaagtGCGCATTTTTTTCGTACCCTCTGGTAGTTTTGCTCCTTGGTTATTTGCCCGACTTGATCCAGAAGCTGGCGTATTCTAAGCTGGAGCTCCGACAGCTTTTCCTTCTGCGCTACATTGGCATAATCGATCGCATGTTCCCCTACTTGAATATCCAGATGTACTCTCTGTAACGGAGATACAGAGATATTTGCCAACGTAGGTGATGCGCGCGTGTCTTTTCCTCCCTGACCCAACTGACCCAACATACGATGGGTCATACGATACACACATATAGGTATTATAGGTATCTTACCAATTGAGTACCGCTGAACCAAGCGGTGCTGTTCGAGTACAAGCAGATTACGTGTTCTCCCGGAGTATGCGAGGTAAAGGAAATTCGACCTTCGGAGCTATAAACTCGAGAGAGGATAGGTTTGTCGTCGGGATCCTTGACTTCGACGTGCATGCCAATGCCAGGGCTACTTGGCATGAAACCGCCGCTTCTTGGGTCGTAAAGCTCCACTTTGTAATTGACTGCAAGTTacgagagaaataaagaaatcatAAAGGCTCAGATGGGGAAGTGGATTTTTTACCTAAAACTGTAGTATCGTCGGGGATCTCTTCGATGAAGCATTTCCGCTCAGTCTCGCCGATATGAAAATACAGACCAGTCCCAAACTGGAGAGTGTACAGGAAGACGAGAAAAACACTTGCCTGTTTTAGTTTTAACATGTTTCGCGCGATAAGGTATTGCCAGCGACAAGACGATAATACGAGAGAGATCACGAATGAACGTTCGCGTTCGCACACATGCCAGACGAGAGCAGACGAGAGCCAGCGACGTGCGAAACCGGAGCAGATGGAAGCAACTACGTCACCTTGGAAATGCAAGAACAAACAACCTCTTGAGCACTCTTGACAGAGTCTTGAAAACAAACTGACTTGTTGCCTTGTTGGTCTGGTAGACGTCAGAACTACTCAGAACGTTACGTCGACACACGCATCTACCAGTAATCTGCTTCTGCTCTGCACAGTGCACGTATCAACGGCACTCGGCAGTGGTGAGTGGTGGCAGGTGGCAGGTGGCACCACCAagcaccgccaccgccgcgccACCTCGCCGCCAGGTAACGTTCACTTATCGATATTTCGGCGAATATCGATATAATCGACAATGAATCGAGAAGTATCTCTTCCGTGGCCCGGGCCCGGGCGCCGTCGATGGCGTCGATTCTCTCGTCGAGAATGGATGTCTACCTGTTGACGTTTATCGCCGCGGCGATCGTTGTACTAATTGTCATATGTACCGCTTTCTTACAAGGTAGATTCCACACGCTCTATTACTTAATAAGTCAAGAGTTGTTTTACATATGAATTTAATCATATGTGGTAAAAAGCTTTGTCACTTAACCTTTAGGTTGTGAGTGCTGTGACTCACAACACACGCAGTCGAATAATGTCCACTACCAACGAGTTATATTCACAAGAACGTATTAGTTTCGAATACCGAATAGGTCTTGGATACACATATGTCTTGTTTATTGAGAAACATGATCGCAAGTATCTCTCAAAACCTCGATAAATAAGCaagttttattctttattctatAGCTATGCGGAAGGTACGAGCCAATAGACAAGCTCGAGACGACGGCGAGGGTGTGGCGGTGGCGCAAGCTGGACGATTGAGACGAGTAGGCGCCGTAAGAAATGTCAGACGTCGTATGCAGGCAAATGCTACGTATCGACCCGAGGAAGATGGACCCGATAGACGGGTTAATCATCCAGAAGATAACGATGAGGATGGGGAAAGGGATGACAAAGTAGAGTCGCCAGATCACAAGGTAGGAGCGAAAAAACGGGCAAAACTAGCGGCTAAAGCCGAAAAGAGGATCCAGAGAGAGGCGGCTGAACGAGAGAGGGAAGAGCGTAAAAAACGGGAACAACACTTGCAAGAGGAAAGGGATAAACAGGCTGAGAAGGAACAAGCCGAACAACTACGAACGGAAGAAGCGGAAAGGAAGGCTCGAGAGGAAAAGGAGAAGCAAGAATACGAAGAATATTTGAAGATGAAGGAAGCTTTTAGCGTCGAGGAGGAAGGTTATCAACAGGAAAACGGAGATTATGAGGAGAACTTGTTGCAAGAATTTCTTACGTATATAAAGCTGAATAAAGTACTGGTTTTAGAAGATCTAGCTGTGCATTTTGGACTGAAGACAGCGAGCGTAGTAGAAAGAATTCAACAACTGCAAGCTAATGGTAATTTAACCGGTGTAATTGACGATAGAGGAAAGTTTATTTACATATCGGAAGACGAACTTGAAGCTGTTGCTAAATTTGTGCGACAACGTGGTCGAGTTAGTATCACCGAATTAGCTGAAAATTCGAATAATCTAATTACGTTGACTCCTGCTGAGAGTTGTAACGTTTCAGCTAGCtagatatagataaataataaatatatgctaCGCCAAAGCTcttattgcatatattttataccgaATACGATTGTTGCATACAGTGCGTACAACGCGCCCGCGCGATTACTCTTAACACgttctatctttatttataatataaatttattacattttgaaagtaattttcaattttaaccgcTTCTGAGTAGCCATTAATACGTTTTCCTTTTGGTTCTACTTTTGATTCTGCTGGTGATGcaaccattttttaaatcttatccTTACCTCTTACCTCTTACCTCTTACTTAAAGAGATTAGCAGGAGCTCTAAACGAATCAAACTAGAAATTGATTGTAACtcgatacatttttaatcctactatttttttatatccttGAATccttaagaaattaaattaatacgaaaatgtaaaaagtagAAAGACTCAACGAAAGATATATTAGTAggtattaatttcaatttccgATCTATAATGCACCGTCTAAtggtttttattattttttaagtcaaCGAGTCAAGACAATATAATCGTACGACGTATTTCGCTTTTCTTCGTTGAACCTTTCGATAACGCGGCGTGGCGTCAGGAAGGAATTCTGCGACGCGATGTGCGTACTGACGACATATGGAGTCGATGTTGCGTCAGATTCTAGTTTACCTTAAGCCGCAAGAACTACACACGTCGATTCTCATTTTCTCCTgagaattgtataatttattccgCAGTGGGCACGGCGCTAACACGATTGTTTCgtcacagaaaaatatatataatatatatatatatatatatatatatatatatttccggTTTCagaatattgtaaattactATTACGAAGACAAGAGGAAATATTCTTCACAATTGAGGCGGAGAAAAGTGGAAAGATTTTGAAATgggataaaaaatatgtttcgcGAAAAAATTACAGAGATAGTAAAAAAGCACGTCTTGTGTCTAAATACAGCCGCGTTATCTTTCCATTGCAGTCGAAAAATTTGTATTCGATGACAATATAtcgtattatataatgtttgacatatacaaaaataaaaaggatcGTTTTCAATTTTAGTATTCGAGAAAGCATGCGATCCATCGGATCATGTTGGTCGAAAATCTCTTAAATCGggtcaaaatttaaatctctACGATTTGAACAACACGTATAATTTCTTTGATGTCACTAGGtagaagaatataaatttctttgagCATTGAAAGAGGAAAGGAGAGGAAAAGGAAATGTGTCCGATGAATCTACGCGATGTTGTCGTTCTGCCATGCGAGCATATGGCAACGGAagcgacgacgcgacgtctcGTCTGAAAGTGCATTTAAATCACATTCCGTTGGCCGTACACGTCCAAGTGTAAgtatttttaacgttattcgcGCGAATCCACCTGTTCTTAGATCATTGACTGCGGATACGATTACTGGCGAATTCTATAAATGTCTAAAGACAAGGCAGGGGGAAGGGGGCGGTGGAGATTTTCGAGAAACACGTTTCGGACAGTATTCCTTGCCGCCCGAGGGGCCGCAAAACTTTTCCCgtcgattaatatatttgtgtcCCAGTATAGGCGTGCATGTATCCTGTTGAAGGAAGTAAAATCGTCTCTGCTATACCGTCCTATTTTTAGCGGAGTCTTTTTTCCAtttcgttaataaataaacttaatagaCTTTTTAGACTTAATTATTGCTgctatgcatatatatttaagtattagACTAGACTCATTAGAGCGTGCGGctctaatatatacatatatgtgtaagTAGCGAGTCTCTAGGTAAGCTTATCGTCGTATATAAGCAGTACGTAGGTTTGCGTTAGAAGGCAAGCGAATTAACGAGCTAAACGATTAGCTGCTATCGATATCGAAGATATTATAAGACGATCTTAATGATTctatgaattattaatgaatttgtGTCGAGTGTtctattaatgtaaataaggCTACGGCCGGGCCCCGCCATTCTCCCAGCTAtgacgggggggggggggatatTCCGCGATTCTGATAAATTAAACGGCTCGATCTCATTCTCGATAGATGAAATGACATGATATCGTCTCTGAAGAAAGGAAATTAGAATTGTCATATCTTTCATTCGAGTCTTTTTTTCACATTGTTTGTTTGCAGCAAAGCATAATAAAGATGCAAGCTTTTGATCGATTGATTCGTCGCATGTTTTTCAATTGCAATTTGCGCATTACTTCCGGTGTTGCAGATCGGCAGAAAAGTATATTCTTCGCTCGTTTTCGATCCCCGATGcatatttatagattatagGTAGGTAGGTATCTACAATCGCGACGCTAACGCGACGATTAACGAGTTATAATGTATAAACGTGTATAAACTACTGATTGTGAGTGTGTCCATCCAGATCCAGGTGTTAATGTTCGTTCAGAAGCCACGGTCACGGTACGGTATCCCCACTCGACGATGATCAAAGATTGAGGAAGGGGAATGTCGGAGACTATGTAAGAACGGCAGAATTGACGGAGAACCAACAGAGTCTTGTTGCGACTCTGCGTAACGTTTGCTTTTAACTTTGAGACTCGGCAGATCCGGCCTTCATCCTTCTATCAGATCTATTTCATTCAACGAGGAACGAAAGCGAGTGTTAAATCGACTCAAGTGGAAATTTACTACGGATCGAGACTTAAATTTTACGGTGATCGTTAAGATCTATGTGTCGATGAGGTGCAAGATCTTAGATTGTCAAGGCACGTCCCCGACATTCTTACCCAGCGTCAGGTAAGTGACGAAGATggaaaactgtaaaaaaaaacacaccGATCGATCTATCTCTTAATTGACCGTCTTTCCTACGACGAAGAACGATCAAATCACGCCAAGTTATGTCCGCGCCCGTCTATCGAAGATCGTATCCACCTGTTTATCTGTTTGTCGACCAAACTTGAGTCATTTTCACCAATTCTTCGTGACTCTTtgatcattaaaaaatctcaattttctctttcaatAAACTTAGCGCGCGCACACATGTTTACTTTTTTGTTCTTGATATTTTAACGTGGTCAGGGTGTCAGTCTCTCTCCTCCTTGTGTTCCGTTGATGGATTAAGAATTGACATCATCAACTCCTATTTCTCTCTCACGTATCTTCTTATCCTGCTACGTTTATAatctaaatgtataattaagtAGTTGAGAATATCGAAATGTCGCGAGACATTATCTTAATTTCTTCATGATTCCAAAAGAGTAAAGAAAAGAACGTGTTAAAATTTCGATGAATATTATTGAGACATATTACGTGTGCTCGTTGGTAGTTTGCAAAGCGTacttttgttattttgtagcgtattttgaaatatatcggGAAAATATGCAAACGCGTTGAAATACACACACAGTTATGCTAAAGAttgtaataaagattaaagaagCAAAgtgaaagaagaaagaggaataCATCGATAGTTCCAAAAACTTTTTACAGAAAGAATGTCTCGCAACATTCGACTTTACATCATCAGCTATTTCCATTCTCTAATAATGAATAAGTGCATCAGAAGCAGAATAATGGAGTATCGACCGATatatttcgcaaaaaaaaGCCGACCGTTTATAATCGgtctataaaaattacaacttgaaaaaaaatcataatttttataatttttatcttccaTTGTATTGGTATTTTCCGCAGGCTAGCCAAAAATCTTGGAACGCGCAAAGGGAGTCGACGAGGCAACACTGGAAATCGGCTTGAATTATTAGTTCTGGTTCATTTGCATCACGTACCGTAGAGTATGTAACAAGGGTATAACAACATTTTCTTGAGAAAATATACAAGTAcactaaatatattaaagtagaGTACAACTAAAATATTGtcatattctttctttctctttttctctccacaGCGATAAGAGAGATCAGTCGATAATTTTTTGCGTCAACTAAATTTCCAGGTGTTATCAATAAGAAATTCAGCAAACTACCTCCGAGCCATTGCTCATCATTAGCGCGGTTCGACTAACCCGGTTTAATTGAAAACTGCAAGAAGAAGGAATACGTGTTCGTTACgtctaaaatttatatacgatagaaaaatGGTATACACCAACATTAGCGGTACCACGATTAAAGGACCTTATCAAGAAATTAAGTACGTACAATATTCCCACTTATTAATAAAGAGCAATAAAATCATGAATTTTGCgtaatctataaattttttgcaacacatgcttattaatataatattggaaaatatcttataactTATATAACACAGGatagaaaaaaactgaatagTAATGCTCAATTGTAAATGTTGAAGGAAAGACAAGGAAAAACACGTGTCGCCAAgacaacagcagcagcagcagcagcagcagcaataCCGCCAGCAACAATCATCAAGAAAGGATGACAAGTACGGCTCTTGGGGaccgatttttaaaaataaggaaaactTTGTCGACATGCATACATGTTAAGATTCGTTTTTCACCAGGACATATTCACACGTGTGCTATTACGGCCTTTGAAATGTGGTGCTTCTCGCGCGGAAGTGGTTTaggattaaaattattcctcGCGCGAATTATGGCTCTTATTTGTGGTATCGCGATCGATTGAATCTAGTATTAATCCCACGTGCTCAATCAGTGGCATAACTTGAAGCTTGcgggtctctctctctctctctctctctctctctctcgtacaAAACAATCTAATCTGAATTTATATCTTAAGTATGTACAATCGCGATAAAGAATAGACAAAAGAATCTACAAATCGTGACGCACGTGAAAGCTCTGTAATAAAAGGTACTGCATAAACCATTTAATGATTTGTAATGTTCGAATATAAGCTTTACATGTCAAAAACTGTGTTGAAATCCTATCGACTTGCATTATATGTGCGTTGAAAAGTATATGAGtaatttacaaaagtgaaAGTAAAAGAACTTTccaactttattataattatttgataactGAGTGTCATTAGTAACATAAGTTATGCCACTGTAGTGAGCTGTCCTCTCGGTAGCACGAGCAACACAAATACGTGACATTGATTGATGCAAATAGCCGAAATGCAAATTGTAGTTCTTTTTTAGTGCTTTGACACGTGTATCGCTTTGTTTTCTCTGCGACAACAATGTCACGAAGACGCGAttagaatgaaaatattaaatctacaATAACGACGACAATGGTTCGGAGAAATTTTGATACGCTTCTCAAGATGTTTTACTTTCTCAATTctgtttttttactttgctTTTGAATTCTATGGTCGCACACTGTACtggatatatatgtatatgcaggGGGCTTACACATTATATGATGAATTTTAAGCGCTTAAagttatgaaataaaggtgCATTGAAACAATcaaacatgtaaaatatgaaCTACGTCGCCAAAATGGAATACttgattaatttctttcgTATGTGAGTGAGAGAGATTGTTCTTGGTTCATGATTAGTTGGCAAATATCGCATGACGTCGTGGGGCGTTACAAACCTAACAATATCTGTCGAAATCGATTTACAAGAGATAAAATCGAAATAACAAAATGACTTTTGTGGAATAACCATATTCTAACCATCTAacgagatattatatatttctttttggcttaaaacaataaaacaataaaaaatcctATATCGAACTGAAATAGGGTGAGAGACGAAAATACCACAATAAACGACGATGCGCATCATGGTTCCCCATGGATATGGTGGGAGAAGAGGAAGTGACGGAACAAACGGTATTAAAAGCGTAGCAGTCTCTTTTACTCGAGGACAAATCGACCGAAAAGACTGTTTTCAAAAAACgtcgaaattattaatatatataggtacatacatataaaagacCATTTTTGCGAAATAACGCGGAGTATAAATTCGATcgagcaaaattaaataaaatattttttagtttgtaATCAATATCCCCCATATAGTAAAAAACAATGGATCGATTACTTTTTCATAGTCGCGCGACAGTCGCGATAGGCACGAACGATTTAAGCGACTAGccaaattgaatattttataattttctagtagtagtagtatatagtattatacataattagtAGTTTAATTGGCACAGAAATGTAACCGGTGGATCTGATTGTGAGGGAGAGAGtacgaaaaaatacaaaaaaggaAAACTCGCGCGCTTTCTCGCTTTCTTACGcgagcttttttttcttgcatcTCTAGGGGCTCGGGGCTCGGGGGTAAATCGAGAGTCGGCGGGGTGCAGTGGTGCGGTGGTGCAGTGGAGTCAGTGGAGTGATGCAGCAGTCGGTCGGAGCGCGCCGATTCGTTCGGAGGTCGAAGGAAACGCACAGGGGGGGTCGCGCAAGCTACTCGCGGATACTCTGCGCGTATCTATCTAGATTCTAGAcgatctatttatttatttatttttctctagttatttatttatatttatatctaaggCTAAGGTTAAGGCCGTGATCCGGTATCACTAAGCGTATTCGCGAGCAGCCTAAAGTTCGCTTTTCGAGTTTTGCGCGTCTGATCACCAAGATCACTTTGTCCCCTTCGTTCCACGGCGTTCTTGTCTCTCTACGTTCTACCACGATCTATCCTGAGCTATCGCTATCCACTGCTACTACGAAGAAATCGACGAGGATCGCGAGGAGTCGACGGC
This window harbors:
- the Eca gene encoding transmembrane emp24 domain-containing protein eca; the encoded protein is MLKLKQASVFLVFLYTLQFGTGLYFHIGETERKCFIEEIPDDTTVLVNYKVELYDPRSGGFMPSSPGIGMHVEVKDPDDKPILSRVYSSEGRISFTSHTPGEHVICLYSNSTAWFSGTQLRVHLDIQVGEHAIDYANVAQKEKLSELQLRIRQLLDQVGQITKEQNYQRYREERFRQTSESTHRRVFWWSLTQTVVVLIMGAWQMKHLKSFFEAKKLV
- the Ddrgk1 gene encoding DDRGK domain-containing protein 1 isoform X1, which encodes MASILSSRMDVYLLTFIAAAIVVLIVICTAFLQAMRKVRANRQARDDGEGVAVAQAGRLRRVGAVRNVRRRMQANATYRPEEDGPDRRVNHPEDNDEDGERDDKVESPDHKVGAKKRAKLAAKAEKRIQREAAEREREERKKREQHLQEERDKQAEKEQAEQLRTEEAERKAREEKEKQEYEEYLKMKEAFSVEEEGYQQENGDYEENLLQEFLTYIKLNKVLVLEDLAVHFGLKTASVVERIQQLQANGNLTGVIDDRGKFIYISEDELEAVAKFVRQRGRVSITELAENSNNLITLTPAESCNVSAS
- the Ddrgk1 gene encoding DDRGK domain-containing protein 1 isoform X2, which codes for MASILSSRMDVYLLTFIAAAIVVLIVICTAFLQAMRKVRANRQARDDGEGVAVAQAGRLRRVGAVRNVRRRMQANATYRPEEDGPDRRVNHPEDNDEDGERDDKVESPDHKVGAKKRAKLAAKAEKRIQREAAEREREERKKREQHLQEERDKQAEKEQAEQLRTEEAERKAREEKEKQEYEEYLKMKEAFSVEEEGYQQENGDYEENLLQEFLTYIKLNKVLVLEDLAVHFGLKTASVVERIQQLQANGRRI